CCTTGATGACCTTGGCGCTAGCAGCGAGATCGAAGGTGACCTTCGGCGTGATACCCGGATCGTCCTGTTCGAGCTTGAGTTTGTATTCACTTTCGGCACATTCCGGATTGTCGCGGAGGGCGGCAATGCGGCGAGTCGTATCGCTCCAGATTGCGCGGAGGTCAGAGAGGCCTTCGGCGTAGTCGCCAATCACAATGTTGTACGTATCGTTGAGCTTACCGATTTCAGAAACGGTATCGCCGAGACCGACAGCTTCGAAAGCAGCCTTCACAGCAGCGAGGTCTGCGTTTGCGACCTGGAGAACGGCACCGAGTTCTTCGTTAAACAAAGCGTCAATCACATTGCCCTTGAGAGCAGTAGCATCGAGCGTTACACCCACATGACCGGCAAATGCCATTTCGACAACAGTCGTGAAGAGGCCGCCATCGCTCTTGTCGTGGTAAGCCATAATCTTGCCATCGGCGTTGAGCTTCTGGATCGTTTCGAAGAAGGCGCGGAGTTCCTTAGCGGAATCGACATCCGGAGCCTTGTCGCCGAGGAGGTTGTAAACCTGAGCGGCAATGGATGCGCCCATGCGGTTCTTGCCACGAGCGAGGTCCACGAGCACAAGCGTCGTGTCCTTCTTCTGCAAGAGCTGCGGCGTGAGCGTCTTGCGAACGTCAGCGCACGGAGCAAAGGCACTAATCACAAGAGAAATCGGAGCAGTCACGCGGTGGCTACCCTTTTCATCCTGCCACACGGTGCTCATGCTCATGGAGTCCTTACCGACCGGAATCGTAATGCCAAGTTCCGGGCAGAGTTCCATACCGATGGACTTCACGGCTTCGTAAAGGTCTGCGCCATCGCCTTCGTAGTTCGGCGTAGCCATCCAGTTTGCGGACAAGTTTACGCGGCCCATATCCGGGACGCAAGCGGCAGCCATATTCGTGAGAGATTCTGCAACCGTCATGCGAGCTGCAGCTGCCGGAGAAATGAGAGCAATCGGAGCGCGTTCGCCCATACTCATGACTTCGCCTTCGTACGTGTCGAGCGTTGCACTGGTCACGGCGCAGTCAGCAACCGGCACCTGCCACGGACCAACCATCTGGTCACGGCAAATCATACCCGTCACGGAACGGTCACCAATGGAAATCAAGAACGTCTTATCTGCAACGGTCGGGTTAGCAAGCACGCGATGTGCAAGGTCCTTCACCGTCACACCAGCCGGCACAACCTGAGAAGAGAGCGGACGCTTCTGGGACTTTTCATTGCGAATCATGCGCGGCGGCTTACCGAGGAGCACGCCAAGCGGCATGTCAATCGGAGTCGTACCGAAGTGCTTGTCCGTAAGGGTCAAGTGCTTTTCAGGGATAGCCTCGCCCACAACTGCGTACGGGCAGCGTTCACGCTTACAGATAGCGTCGAACACATCGAGCTTGTCACCAGCAATCGCGATAACATAACGTTCCTGGGATTCGTTACTCCAGATTTCGAACGGGCTCATGCCCGGTTCGTCGTTCGGCACGTTGCGGAGTTCAAACTTACCGCCGAGGCCGCCATCGTTCACGAGTTCCGGGAAGGCGTTTGAAAGTCCACCTGCACCCACATCATGAATAAACGTAATCGGGTTTTCTTCGTTCATCGCCCAGCAGCGGTCGATGACTTCCTGGCAGCGGCGTTCCATTTCCGGGTTTTCACGCTGCACAGAAGCAAAGTCGAGAGATTCATTACCGGCACCGTTAGCAACAGAGCTAGCTGCACCGCCACCAAGACCGATCAACATGGCCGGACCACCAAGAACGATCAGGTGGTCACCCGGGTCAATGTGGCCCTTTTCAATGTGCTGGTGCTTGATGTTGCCCAAGCCCCCAGCAAGCATAATCGGCTTGTGGTAACCGCGAACTTCGGTACCCTTTTCAGAAGAAACTTCCTGTTCGAACGTACGGAAGTAACCGAGGATGTTCGGACGACCGTATTCGTTGTTGAACGCGGCACCGCCGAGCGGGCCTTCAATCATAATGTCAAGAGCAGATGCAATGCGGGACGGGCTTCCGAAGTCCTTTTCCCACGGCTGAACTGCACCCGGAAGCTTAAGGTTCGAAACGCTGAAGCCCGTAAGGCCAGCCTTCGGCTTGGAACCCTTACCCGTTGCACCTTCGTCACGGATTTCACCACCACTACCCGTAGCGGCACCCGGGAACGGAGAAATAGCCGTCGGATGGTTGTGGGTTTCGACCTTCATGAGGATGTAGACTTCTTCGTTGTGGAAGTCATACTTGTTGTTGCGCGGGTCAGCGTAGAAGCGGCCAGCCGTTGCACCCTTCATCACAGCGGCGTTATCCTTGTAAGCGCTGAAGATGTTGGAATTGTGGAGCTGGTAAGTGTTCTTGATCATCTGGAACAAGGACTTGTCCTGCTTCACGCCGTCGATGGTCCATTCGGCACCGAACACCTTGTGGCGGCAGTGTTCCGAGTTGGCCTGAGCGAACATGTAAAGTTCCACGTCGGTCGGGTTGCGCTTGAGTTCAGTGAAATTCTTGACGAGATAATCGATTTCGTCGGCGGAGAGGGCAAGACCCATTTCCTTGTCAGCCTTCACGAGAGCGTTGCGGCCTTCGGTAAGCACCGGAATCACATTGAGCGGACGCGGTTCTTCCTTGCTGAAGAGCACTTCGAGAGCGGCAGTATCAGCAAACACGGCCTGAGTCATGCGGTCGTGAATCTTGGCCGTAATCTTTTCACGGGCACCGGCGGGAGCGGCACCTTCGAACTTCACGTAGTAAGCAATGGCGCGTTCGATGCGCTTGATTGCCGGGAGGCCGCAAATGTGAGCGATATCGGTAGCCTTCGAGCTCCACGGGCTAATCGTACCCGGACGCGGGCAGACCACAAAGAGTTCACCTTCGAGCGCCTTGACTTCGCGCATCGGGCCGTAATGAAGGACCTTTTCGAGCGTTTCCTTTTCGGAAGCGGTCAGGTCGGCGGACAGATCCACCACATGGAGGAATTCGGCATACACAGATGCAACCGGAATCCCAGCGGCCTTAAAATCAGATGAAAGCTTTTGCAGACGGAAATCCGACAGAGCCGGAGTACCACGAAGAATGAGCATTTTGACCTCTTTTAGCCTAAATATTTACCGCCCCAAATATAGCAATTTAGGGGAAAGATTAAAGACTAGAAAGACGAAGACAAGAATGCAATGAAGGTGGCTAAAAAAGAGGTTTGAGGCAATCGAACAGACTTTTTTTTGCGTTTTTATGCTACTAAACATTCATTTTCAGCAATTTAGTAGCACGTTTTTTACTTTGTTCAATAGATTTTTGATAATGAAAGAGTGTCATATGCTATTAAATCAGCATTTCAACAATTTTAGTAGCATAATTACAGCGTTAATTCTGAAAAAAAGCGCCCAGATTGGTTAATTTATTCAAAAATTATGCTACTAAATTCGGATTTTTAAGCATTTAGTAGCACATTTTCGCATTTTGTCCACTTTCAGCGAGCGAAAAACGCTTTTTCAGCAAAAAAAGCTCCGCAAAATGCGGAGCCGTTTCATAAAATGAAAATAGAACTGTGTAAGGCGATTCCGGCATACTTCGACTGCGCTCAGCACAAGCTCCGGCCGGAATGACAATTCACAATTACAGTCTCTTGAGGACTGCGGCGGCGTGGTGGATGAAGCCTTCTTCATTAGCCACGACAGCGATTGCCTTTGCGTTCTTCTTGATAGCCTTTTCAGAGTACTTGATGATGCTCATGCGCTTGAGGAAGTCATAGACGCCGAGCGGGCTGAAGAAGCGACCCGTGCCGTTCGTGGGGAGCACGTGGTTCGGGCCTGCAAAGTAGTCGCCCACCGGTTCAGAAGACCACGGACCGATAAACACGGCACCCGCATTTTCGATCTGGGCTGCCATAGATTCAGCTTCGTCCGTCATGATTTCCATGTGTTCCGGAGCAATGGCGTTCGCAATCGCCACACCGTCGAACCAGTCCTTCACCACAAGGATGCGGCCGAAGTTATCGAGCACCTTCGTCAAAAGTTCCTTCTTCGGGGAGCTTTCAACCTGGATGTCCACACATTCGCTAATCATCTGTGCGGTTTCCATGTTGTCCGTAATGCAGATAGCGGCTTCAAAGCCAGAACCGTGTTCTGCCTGGCTCAAGAGGTCAGCAGCGACAAAGTCCGGATCGCAGGTGTTGTCTGCAAGCACGAGCACTTCGGACGGGCCTGCCACCATGTCGATATCGACAATGCCAAAAACTTCCTTCTTGGCGACTGCGGCAAAGACGTTACCCGGGCCCACAATCTTGTCGACACGTTCCACGACGACCTTGCCCTTGCCATCCTTCGCACCGTAAGCGAGCATACCGATAGCCTGAGCGCCACCGATGTGGTAAACTTCAGTAATGCCGAGTTCGCAAAGCACAAAAGCCACAGCGCGGTTGATTTCGCCCTTGATCGGAGTCACGACAACGATGTCCTTGACGCCAGCGACAATGGCCGGAACCGCATTCATAATGACGGTACTCGGATAAATGCCAGCACCACCCGGAACATAGAGACCCACGCGCTTCATCGGACGAATACGCTGACCGAGAACCACGCCGTCCTTGCCTTCCATGAGCCAAGAATCTTCCATCTGGTTCACGTGGAAATCACGAACATTCTTGATAGCCTGCTTCAATGCACGCTGCATTTCGGGCGGGCACTTGGCGGCAGACTTCTTGATTTCGGCTTCGGACACGCGGAGGTTCTTGCCTTTGAGACCATCGAACTTCTGAGCGTATTCAACAGCCTTGGCATAACCGCCGTTCTTGATGTCGGCGAGAATGTCCATGACCTTGTCGTGAATTTCCTTGCTCGGAGCAACTTCACGACCACAAATTCTGTCAATCTCTTGAGACTTCGGAGTGACTTTTACGATTTTCATTTTAACAGACCTTCTATTTTTAAAACTCTTAAACCCGGCGCGGTTCGGCAAATTGTCGCGGTTCAGCAAATTTACACGGACGCCACATCCAAATGCTTGTATGCATTCGGGATAACGTTGTCTTCAAGCAAAATCTTGTACGTAAGACCATCGACAAAAGCCGTCCAGCAGGCTTCAATGATGTTGCTCGAAACGCCGACCATGTTCCAGTAGCCGTGTTCATCACCAAACGTCGTCCACACGCGAACCGTCGCATCGGATGCCACATTGGAACCGAGCACGCGCACCTTGAAGTCGTCCAAGCGCACACTTTCCATGCACGGGAAGAACGGCAAAAGCGCCTTACGGAGAGCGGCATCAAGAGCGTTCACCGGACCGTCACCTTCGCTCACCTGATGACTAATCTTGTCGCCCACCTGGAGTTTGACCGTCGCCTGCGACACAGAAACACCCTGCGGCGTCTTGTCTTCAATCACGCGGTAGTTGAGCACTTTGAACGGTTCCTTGACCATTCCCAAGTGGCGATAGACCAAGAGCTTGAAGCTTGCTTCTGCACTGTCAAAATGCCAGCCAGCGTTTTCACGTTCCTTGATTTCCTTGAGGAGGCTTGCCACCACCGGATCCTTCTTATCGATGCCCGGCTTAATCGCCTTGAGCTTTTCGACAACGAGAGAACCACCGGCCTGGTCGCTTGTCACGAATACGCGGTCGTTGCCCACAGTATGCGGGTCGATATGTTCAAAGCTGCGGCTAACCTTCATGACGCCATCGATATGAGCGCCACCCTTATGGGCAAAGGCAGCATCACCCACATACGGAGCATGCACGTCGCTCGGCAAGTTCACAATCTGGTCGATGTTGCTGCTCAACTGGCGCAAGTGAGAGAGCTTCTTGGCAGCCGTAAAATCGCAGTCCATCTTGAACTTCAAATCGGCGGCAATCGTCGTGAGGTTTGCGTTACCACAGCGTTCACCGTAGCCATTCACCACGCCCTGCACCATCACGCAGCCCGCCTTCACAGCGTAAATCGAGTTTGCCACGGCAAGTCCACTGTCATTATGCACGTGGATGCCAAGCGGCGTCGAAATTCTAGCCTGAACCTTCTTTACGATTTCTTCGATTTCCCACGGCATCGTTCCGCCGTTCGTATCGCAAAGCACGATGCAATCGGCATGGCCAAGTTCGGCTGCCTTGAGCGTTTCGAGCGCGTATTCCGGATTAGCCTTATAGCCATCGAAGAAATGTTCCGCATCGTAAATCACCTCTTCGGAATGTTCCTTGAGGTATGCGACCGAAGACTCGATCATGTCGAGGTTTTCTTCGAGAGTCGTGCGGATAACGTCCGTTACATGCAAATCCCAGCTCTTGCCGAAAATCGTCTTGACCGGAGCTTCGGACTTGATGAGCGCCTGCAAAAGCGGGTCGTTCTCGGGCAAAATACCCGGACGGCGCGTGCTGCCAAATGCGGCAATCTTTGCATGTTTGAGCTTTACGTCCTTGATGAGCTTGAAAAATTCCTCATCGGTCGGATTGCTGGGATTCGGCCAACCGCCTTCAATATAGTCAAATCCAAAGTGGTCCAAAATTCGAGCGATCTGGACTTTATCAGCTAGGGAGAGACTTATTTTACGGTCTTGGTTACCGTCACGGAGCGTTGTATCGTATAAAAGGACTTTCATGTGAGTAAAAATAGAAATTTATAAAAATGGCGATGCCGGAATAAATCCGGCATGACAGCATAATGAGCTATGTCAGAACAGATCTGGCATGACAGCTTAATACGCGAAAAGCGACAAGTAGTCGTTACTCGCGATCGTCGAGGGGTTCGGCGTCTTCGGGTTCTTCAACAGTCCATTCGCGGATGTGCTTAGCAAGTTCAGTTGCTCCAGCGCGTTCCACCTCATCCGAAATCGCATTCAGCTCGGATGCATCGAGGCCCGGCAAATCGCGTTCGTAATGATTAACGTAGCTTTCGAGCAATTCGAACTTCTTGAGATTTGCAAGGAGCATCATCAAGCTCGTATCGCACTTGCCGCTATCGCGGTACTTGATGTGATCGAACAAAAGCTTATCGACGCTAGCGTCGTCCTTAAGCATGCAGAGTCTTGAAAGATTCATGACCTTCGGGTAGCATTCGTACAAACGCGTGGCGTACTTGAGGCAATCCGTCTTGCGGCCTTCGCGGTCAGCAATGGCAGCCTGCAAATCGAGGAACGCTTCTTCGTCTTCGGCACCCGGATCTTTCACATCACCGAGCCACTGCTTTGCCATGGAAATGTTGCCAGCGACAAAGTAAGAGTTTGCAATATCGATGAGCGTTGCATTGCTCTTGTCCGGATCCTTGTAAAGCGAAGCCTTCGCAAAGTTTTCGGTATCCTTGATGGCATCCGCCATGTCGCAAATCGCATCGAGAACGTCTTCGCGATTTTCAAGTTCCGTCGCATCAATCACGCTCAGGAGCTCTTCAATCAAAGCCTTTGCACGTTCCACCGGCATTACATCTTCAATCGAGAGGAACACGACTTCGCGACCTTCCCCACCCACGTGACGCACCGCCAAATCGTGGATCAGGTCCGCAATGTAATCCTTGTCGTCATAAGTCTTGGCGACTTCAATAAAGAACGTTCCGGCATCGTAGAACAAGTCGTTCCACGTATCCATTTCTTCGTCGTCTGCCTTGAAAGCCAAGAAATCGCAGCGAAGCGTCCAAGCCAAAAGTTCAAGCTGGAGCTTCACATCCTTGATTTTTTCAATATCATCAAGACCGTTCGCAATAGCCTCGTACAGTTCGTCCGGGCGGTGCAACAAACGGCTTTGTCCGTTCACAATTTCGCAAAGAGTCTTGCGAAGACGGTCTTCTTTACCACGAAAAGCCGCCTCAGCAGAAGGCGACTTCCAAAATTTTTTCTTTTTAGCCATGTTCTAAATGTAGAAATTACTCAGTCCAAGTAAAAGCCGGATAGCCACCAAACGTAGCCGAACCCGCCTTCCAAGCGCTGCCGGTTCCGTTCAAAGTGGCGATGAACGTTGCCGCCTTCATTTCATCAGTCGTAAAGCCTGTCGGGAGTTCCATGTTCATCTGGCTTGCTACAACGAGGCACGTTCCACCGACAGTCTTGTCATAATAGACATTAGACACGGTTACCGTCGAAGAAGCCTTACCTGCAACAGTACCCGAGACGTTGTTATCAGGGACCTTACCGGCATTGTAACCAATATCGACCTTAGATTCTCCATCGACAATACCCATAATTCCACCCATATTCGTGGCGGTACCTGAGACTTCAGCGATGTTGAAAACATTCGTGACCGTAGCGCCTTTCACGCTACCAAAGACACCACCTGCAGACAAAACTTTCTTCACGGTAACAACACCAGCATTAAAGACTTCGCTTAACACAGACTTGCTCGATGCTACAGCAATGACACCACCGACATTGCTCATGGCACTTTCATCAGCATTCACAGAACCATAGTTGCCAGCATGGTCCAGCTTTGTAGCAGAAAGCGTTGCCATTACACCGCCGACATCCTTTGTTCCCGAAACCTTGCCATAGTTAAACAAATCACGGACAAAGCCTTCACCTTCCGTCACGGAACCATCACTATTGACAGTCGTTGCAAAAGCGCCAGCAACACCACCGACCGTGGACTTACCAAAGACTTCGGCCTTATTCGTCAAATGGTCAAAAGCACCATCTTGCAAACGACCGACGACACCACCAACGGAATTTTCACCTTTCACGACACCCGAGACCACGACGTTAGCCACCGAAACATGAGAAGCTTCGCCAATCAAACCGCCAACGCGGTCCATACCGCTAACATCGATATCTTCGAGAACGCAATTATCGACAACAGAAGAATCCATCTTGCCAGCAAGGGCTCCTGCATAAGTACCCACCACCATTTTAGCACTCTTCAGAACAACATTCTTAACCACGGCACCGCGTGCAAGACCAAACAAGCCCTTATAACTAGCCGTATCGTTAATCGTCATCCCCGAGATGGTCTTGGAATCGCCATCAAAGGTTCCGCTAAAGGGGCGGTTGCCTAAACCATAAGCATTCTTTCCAAAAAGACCGATCGGCTCCCACGCTTCCGTAAGAGCAATATCAGCCGTTTGCTTGAAATACTTATCCTTGAAAGTCATTGAGGAATCGTTCACATAAAAAGCAAGCGCTTTCAGTTCCTGTTCATTCGAAATCTGATACGGGTTTTCAGCAGATCCATCACCTTGTGGCCAAATCAGGGAATAATCCCTTTCAATCGGTTTCAAATCATCATCGAGAATATTAGGAGGGGGTTCTGTTTTAGAGGTATCCTGCGGAGTCTCACTATGTGAAGAAGGTCTTACCGATGCAGCATCATCGCTGCAAGCAAACAGAAACATGGGCAAAGTAGCCACTGACAAAATTTTTGCAAAACGCATATTCAACCTCTTGTGAAGATTCCACGACTCCTCAGCTTAAATTAAATAAAAAAAGACCAGAACGTACGTCCTGGTCTAGTCTTTTTTTCATATTTCGCGAGATTTTCGAAATCTCAGCAATAAGCCTTACTTGCCGTGATGTTCAGCGTGGTGTTCGCAACCGCAGCCGCCATTGCCATCGCAGTTTTCCTTATTGCCATGACCACCGCATTCGCATTCGTGATCACCATCGTGACCACCGCAGCAGCAGTGGTGTTCAAACGGCTTGAGGTCTTCTTCGGTAGCTTCGCGAACAGAGACAACTTCAATAGCAAAGTTGAGGTTCTTGCCAGCAAGTTCGTGGTTCGCATCGATAATAGCCGTCTTTTCGCCAACAGACTTGATGCGAATCTGCATCGGACCACCCGGAGTCTGGGCATAGAAAGCCATGCCTGCTTCGACCTTATCGACTCCCTGGAACACGTTCAGCGGAACTTCCTGAGTCATGCGTTCGTCGTATTCGCCGTAGCCTTCTGCCGGAATGACGACAACGTCAAACTTGTCGCCCACATCGTGACCGACCATAGCCTTTTCGAGACCCGGGACGATCATGCGCATGCCCTGGATGTACTGGAGCGGTTCGCGACCTTCAGAGGAATCGATAACCGCACCTTCATCGGACTTCAGGGTGTAGTGCATCTGGACGACTGTTTTTTCTGCAATTTTCATAAATATCCTTTAGAATCGCGAGCGAACCCGCGGTTGAATCTTGATGCCCAAATGTAGAAAAAAGAGGCTAAGCACTCAGCTGGCTTTCGCGGTATTCGCCACCGAAAGCATGACCGCTCACAGAGAGGATCGGCGGGAACTGGATGCGCTTTGCCAAAGCAAGTCCCTTGAACCTGCGATACCAAAGACGCATGTCTTCAATAACCGCTTCGACTGTCGGCAAATGAGCCTTGAAGTAAGCTGCATCCACACCGAGCGATTCGCAAATCATTCCTTCCATCGCAAGCTTTTCGGTAAATTCAAGGCTCACACCCTTTTCCACCCACATCGCAAAGAGCTTGTCGTGGTACGGGTAAAGAATCGGGTCACCCTTGCCTTCGTCGACGTTCATCGCTTCGGAAAGTTCAGCACTCGCCGGAATATCGATCGATGCAGTCGGGATAATTTCCTTGTCACGGTTGATGTAGCGAGCCAAAGCATAGACCTGAGTTTTCCACAAGTCACCAAGAGCGCACATTACACCGCAAGTATCGCCATACAGCGTGCAGTAGCCGACCATCGCTTCACTCTTGTTGCCATTGCAAGTCACGCCTGCGC
This is a stretch of genomic DNA from Fibrobacter sp. UWB13. It encodes these proteins:
- the purL gene encoding phosphoribosylformylglycinamidine synthase; its protein translation is MLILRGTPALSDFRLQKLSSDFKAAGIPVASVYAEFLHVVDLSADLTASEKETLEKVLHYGPMREVKALEGELFVVCPRPGTISPWSSKATDIAHICGLPAIKRIERAIAYYVKFEGAAPAGAREKITAKIHDRMTQAVFADTAALEVLFSKEEPRPLNVIPVLTEGRNALVKADKEMGLALSADEIDYLVKNFTELKRNPTDVELYMFAQANSEHCRHKVFGAEWTIDGVKQDKSLFQMIKNTYQLHNSNIFSAYKDNAAVMKGATAGRFYADPRNNKYDFHNEEVYILMKVETHNHPTAISPFPGAATGSGGEIRDEGATGKGSKPKAGLTGFSVSNLKLPGAVQPWEKDFGSPSRIASALDIMIEGPLGGAAFNNEYGRPNILGYFRTFEQEVSSEKGTEVRGYHKPIMLAGGLGNIKHQHIEKGHIDPGDHLIVLGGPAMLIGLGGGAASSVANGAGNESLDFASVQRENPEMERRCQEVIDRCWAMNEENPITFIHDVGAGGLSNAFPELVNDGGLGGKFELRNVPNDEPGMSPFEIWSNESQERYVIAIAGDKLDVFDAICKRERCPYAVVGEAIPEKHLTLTDKHFGTTPIDMPLGVLLGKPPRMIRNEKSQKRPLSSQVVPAGVTVKDLAHRVLANPTVADKTFLISIGDRSVTGMICRDQMVGPWQVPVADCAVTSATLDTYEGEVMSMGERAPIALISPAAAARMTVAESLTNMAAACVPDMGRVNLSANWMATPNYEGDGADLYEAVKSIGMELCPELGITIPVGKDSMSMSTVWQDEKGSHRVTAPISLVISAFAPCADVRKTLTPQLLQKKDTTLVLVDLARGKNRMGASIAAQVYNLLGDKAPDVDSAKELRAFFETIQKLNADGKIMAYHDKSDGGLFTTVVEMAFAGHVGVTLDATALKGNVIDALFNEELGAVLQVANADLAAVKAAFEAVGLGDTVSEIGKLNDTYNIVIGDYAEGLSDLRAIWSDTTRRIAALRDNPECAESEYKLKLEQDDPGITPKVTFDLAASAKVIKDYASRPKMAILREQGVNGELEMAAAFAKAGFESIDVHMTDILSGRVSLKDFNGLVACGGFSYGDVLGAGEGWAKSILFNPKARAEFEAYFNRKDTFTLGVCNGCQMVSNLKDLIPGAKHWPRFVQNISERFEARYCSLKVEDTPAVLLKGMAGSVLPIAVAHGEGRAEFASREAAEACLKTGLVALRYVDGKHEYTERYPLNPNGSPFGINGLCSEDGRALVMMPHPERVFRTCQYSWHPAEWGEDGPWMQLFRNGRIFVG
- the hisD gene encoding histidinol dehydrogenase, whose translation is MKIVKVTPKSQEIDRICGREVAPSKEIHDKVMDILADIKNGGYAKAVEYAQKFDGLKGKNLRVSEAEIKKSAAKCPPEMQRALKQAIKNVRDFHVNQMEDSWLMEGKDGVVLGQRIRPMKRVGLYVPGGAGIYPSTVIMNAVPAIVAGVKDIVVVTPIKGEINRAVAFVLCELGITEVYHIGGAQAIGMLAYGAKDGKGKVVVERVDKIVGPGNVFAAVAKKEVFGIVDIDMVAGPSEVLVLADNTCDPDFVAADLLSQAEHGSGFEAAICITDNMETAQMISECVDIQVESSPKKELLTKVLDNFGRILVVKDWFDGVAIANAIAPEHMEIMTDEAESMAAQIENAGAVFIGPWSSEPVGDYFAGPNHVLPTNGTGRFFSPLGVYDFLKRMSIIKYSEKAIKKNAKAIAVVANEEGFIHHAAAVLKRL
- the cimA gene encoding citramalate synthase, whose product is MKVLLYDTTLRDGNQDRKISLSLADKVQIARILDHFGFDYIEGGWPNPSNPTDEEFFKLIKDVKLKHAKIAAFGSTRRPGILPENDPLLQALIKSEAPVKTIFGKSWDLHVTDVIRTTLEENLDMIESSVAYLKEHSEEVIYDAEHFFDGYKANPEYALETLKAAELGHADCIVLCDTNGGTMPWEIEEIVKKVQARISTPLGIHVHNDSGLAVANSIYAVKAGCVMVQGVVNGYGERCGNANLTTIAADLKFKMDCDFTAAKKLSHLRQLSSNIDQIVNLPSDVHAPYVGDAAFAHKGGAHIDGVMKVSRSFEHIDPHTVGNDRVFVTSDQAGGSLVVEKLKAIKPGIDKKDPVVASLLKEIKERENAGWHFDSAEASFKLLVYRHLGMVKEPFKVLNYRVIEDKTPQGVSVSQATVKLQVGDKISHQVSEGDGPVNALDAALRKALLPFFPCMESVRLDDFKVRVLGSNVASDATVRVWTTFGDEHGYWNMVGVSSNIIEACWTAFVDGLTYKILLEDNVIPNAYKHLDVASV
- a CDS encoding peptidylprolyl isomerase, giving the protein MKIAEKTVVQMHYTLKSDEGAVIDSSEGREPLQYIQGMRMIVPGLEKAMVGHDVGDKFDVVVIPAEGYGEYDERMTQEVPLNVFQGVDKVEAGMAFYAQTPGGPMQIRIKSVGEKTAIIDANHELAGKNLNFAIEVVSVREATEEDLKPFEHHCCCGGHDGDHECECGGHGNKENCDGNGGCGCEHHAEHHGK